In Onychostoma macrolepis isolate SWU-2019 chromosome 17, ASM1243209v1, whole genome shotgun sequence, the DNA window ATGCCTTGTACTTTCAATATGCTCGGGATACACATGTAGCTTGGCTATTCAGGAGATATATAAGTTTCAAATATCTGTCTATTATAAATGACATTCGTTACAACAGTATTCTTATTAGTttcaaatgttatatatttgaTCTTTTGTTCTAATGGCAGTCTATATGTGTTTTGCTACAGAGGGCTTTAACAGGGTGTTTCCTATGGAGAAGCTCAGCTCATTTAGTCATAAAGAGGTGCAGATGATCTTGTGTGGCAACCAGTCTCCATCCTGGACCGCTGAAGACATTGTTAACTACACAGAACCTAAACTTGGCTACACACGGGACAGGTACtacagttattttattattttatgatggCGTACTCTAGGGTAGGTCtgtgattgatttatttttttaaatgtgccgTATTGtgtagcagtagtagtagtgtatatacatataatagCTGAACATTATGGTACATGTCAACCtctttgaattaaatgtttcatgttcaggtttctaaataatgtaaaatatctattaagcaacttttcagactgtGTATCATGTCGATGATTGATTTAATTGTATTGCAGTCCTGGTTTCTTGCGCTTTGTGCGAGTGCTGTGTGGAATGTCATCAGATGAGAGGAAAGCCTTCCTCCAATTCACCACAGGCTGCTCGACCCTGCCCCCTGGTGGACTGGCCAACCTCCATCCACGTCTCACAGTAGTCCGGAAGGTATGCAAGCATGGAATTTACTAAAATCAATTATGCTAAAGCCCAACCATTAAGATAACATTAAGAAGAGCTAACACCGTCTCTCTTCATACCTGCTGTTGTCTTTTCTCCTCTAGGTTGATGCAACAGATGCCAGCTACCCTTCAGTTAACACATGTGTGCACTACTTGAAGTTGCCGGAATATTCCTCCGAAGAGATCATGAGAGAGCGCCTCCTCGCAGCCACTATGGAGAAGGGCTTCCACCTCAACTGAGCATGCTCTCCCCTACATCATTGACCAACTCCCGTACTGGTGAagcctgttgtgttttgttgcaGAAAATAAAGCTGTGCTCTGATGAAATCCTTTCTCCCCAAGCACCTCACATGTACCCagataaacaggaaaaacagtcCCGTTGCAGCTCCACTAGCTCCTGAATCTGATTAGGGTCTCCTCCTCCACTGACTGCTTCACAAGGCCTTCCCCAGGTCACTCTACCGCTTTAAGGGCTTGAGCCGCTGGCAGCCAGGGTAGTCTCTCCTCACCTACTGTGTTTACTGTCATTTCTCCAGGTCCAGTGTAAATTTTGGCATAGATCATCTTTTTCAGACCCAGATATCACCATCTGCAGCGTCAGACCCTGGACACAAGCACACCTGCTTCTGTAGAGCTAACTATAGAGTGTTTGGGCATTTCCTTAACAGGTTTTAAGTTTTACTAGTGCCTGCATTGTTGAAatattaggatttttttttttttcatttgttttacttaAATCTGTCTGCATACAATCATGcacatgcttttcttttttgcttCCGTTACTGTGTGAGTATGTTTTCAACTGTTCATTGCCCTGCTAAAGGATCAAAGTCCCTGAGtgcatttgtgtaattttacaataaagCTATAGATACAGAAACACTGGTTCTGTGTGCAaggcacatttaaaaaaagaaaaaagacaaagcAAAAAGCGAGCTGTGCTTTCCCTTGTATTTTCTTTgtatattataaacatttatttaactcAAGTTGCAGTTTGaagtaaacaaatattttcaaatgtgtaTGCTccaaaaataatcattaaaatgtttgcaAAGTATCAACACTGTCTTGTTTGCTTTTTCTTGCTGATGATGAACTGACATTTCTGTTCCTGAATGTGATTCACATTTCGTTGTATTTAGTTCTGGGGATTTTCTTGTTCCGTATTTAGGAGGAACTGACATCTTTGACAATGCATTGGGATTATTACAGGTCACATCAAAATTTTGTAGAAGAATGGAAGATGAAAGTTTAGACTAgcgagaaacatttatttagaatttgTAACAGATTGAGATCTCATTTGCATTGGATCAGCTTTCAGCCATCTTGTCCAGGGCCAGTAGTGGTGCCAGTATCCGGTTCTTATTTGTCTCCACAATGTGTCCATTCAGGATCATTTCATCAAGTATAATGTGTACTTTATCTAAACTGAACATGATCTGATTGTGCATTAAGGAAAGAAACCCTCATATAAATACACGCATCACTGAAGACACAATCATAGTCAAGTTTGGTCAATAATACTTCATGTGTAATTACACTTATAAAGGATACATCCAGCTCACTCtgtcaagaaaagaaaacaatttaatcagaaacataaaacatttaatttacatattttctcAAATTTGTAATaatctttgattaatatgtCAGTACTCACCACACGACTGAAATACTTGTCTAACACCTCTACAAAGTTGTGCACAAGCTCATAGATTGAGAGCTCATTCTGTGTGAAAGACACCATAAATCAGACTTTAAAAACTACTTGCATAAATACTGATTCCCAATGATTATGTcagtaatttttcattttaccaATAATATAGCTAACCTCATTTTCAGTGATGCCAACAACTATGAAAAGTGCTGCGTACTGTCGATAGACCAGTTTGTAGTCCTTATACTCCACAAATGAACACTGAGgaagaaatacaaaaatgaCTAAGACATCTTGAGTTCAACAGCAGATTTTGTTGCCCCCCTCAATatgaaaaaggttagagaaaaacgtactgcaccatggtacaacagttatacccattctctcaagaaagaaactcgtaatcttgagcgcaaatggagaaaaactaacttggaggtttttagaattgcgtggaaaaacagtatgtccagctatagacaGGCTCTAAAAGCTGCCAGAGCACATCCACAAACTCATAGctaataaccaaaacaatccaaggtttttatttagcacagtggctagattaACAAATGAACAGACGCCACCCgatctaaatattccctcacagtttaatagtaatgactttatgaatttcttcactgataaaatagataacattagaaatacaataacaaatgtaggttctacaccgtctagtacttcagtttcattcaccgctcccaaagaaaaacttcagtgctttacaactataggacaggaagaactaaataaacttatcactgcatctaaaccaacaacatgtttattagatcctgtacaCACTAcactactgaaagagttgttacctgtagcagaagaaccgcttctcaatattattaactcatcattatctttaggtcacgtcccaaaaccattcaagctggcggttattaagcctcttattaagaaaccacaactagattctagtgaactggcaaattacagacccatttcaaatctgccgtttatgtctaaaattttagaaaaagttgtgtctgctcaattgtgcttcttcttgcaaaaaaatgatctctatgaacaatttcagtcaggtttcaggcctcgccatagcacagaaactgcacttacaaaattacaaatgacttgcttcttgcgtcagaccaaggctgcacctcattgctagttttacttgatcttagtgctgcgttcgacactatagatcatgacatactcatagatcgattacaaaactatacgggtattcaagggcaggctttaagatggtttagatcctacctatccgatcgctaccactttgtttttttaaacggggagccatctcaactatcaccagtaaagtatggagtaccacaaggatctgtcctaggtcctctgctattttcaatatacatgttgccccttggtgatattattagaaaatacgggattagttttcattgttatgctgatgatactcaactatatatctcaacaagaccagatgaaacttctgaactatctaagctaatagattgtgttaaaaatttaaaagattggatgaccaataatttcctcctattaaattcggataagaccgagatattaattattggaccaaaaaacagtactcagaatctcttggattacaatttgcaactagacggatgtacggttacttcctctacagtcaaaaatctgggtgttatattagacagcaacttgtcctttgaaaatcatatttcccatgttacaaaaacagcattcttccatcttagaaacattgccaagcttcgaaacatgctacctgtttcagatgcagaaaagctagttcatgcattcatgacctctagactggactattgtaatgcactgctagctggttgtccggcatcttcaataaacaagctacagatagtccaaaatgcagcggctagagtccttaccaggtcaagaaaatatgatcatattaccccaattttacagtctctgcactggctacctattaagttccggatcaattacaatagggctgcaactaacgattattttaataatcgattaatctgtcgattattttttccgattaatcgatgaatcggatttttaaaaaaagaaaaaagaaaagcattcatttccaaccctttattcaaaaacagaactaaaatctttagaaagtgcaccaacatgttgctccttgaacatccctgagctgttataataataataaaataaaataaaatggactaacacaaaaacatacacatgtatgctttacatctgccaaatatatagactttttggggtgcaaaaattaaataatttaacaacactgcgtcgttagcgttggtattgtatcagacacttgcacttaacatttatgaaaatcaagctcaaatggagttaataatgtttttgaccagagaatgacggagatggagtgttttgtctgtcgttagaacggctgcataagtgcattaagtgcattatgctttcatcaacttttacaggttatataactttgattgtagctatatgggcgcttagtttttcttgttgtttaatacacttggccaaaatctcaaattaagcgcttatgcacataatgcacaggatatttaaaacgtatatagacagcaaataactaattcttctccactcttcaaacacacaaaaacattatcctttactgacatagtgtttgagtaaagaaaacgctgtactattcaaacaccaattatttattcacccttgcattgcgaaaaagcagagatctcatcttctccaggctgtgcgcggcgcgtcaatctgaacggaggcgggtgaagttacgaggtctcgctgagagctcgatgatccaatggcgttacgaagttttactgacaagttattttaatgcttatcattggtttactatttttaaaactctctgatttaaaataataaaacgaattataagcgactcaagtttggataatttttcacagcacctgactgggctagggtatggcaactgccatactctgccatacgcaaacgccgcccctgctcccacaccttggatgacttgggtcgcacggatttctctgcctccgccatgtatctttcctctacctccgctcgtttttttttttttttttttttttttatgaggcgccaaactctgctaccatccgtgcgcgagagagaccgagtgtgttcactccgctccacgctcaactaaagttttttttttttttaataatcaaacgtctccgcgtcgcgcgacacaacgaatcgattatgaaattcgttgccaacgcttttagtaatcgatttttatcgatttaatcgattcgttgttgcagccctaaattacaaaatactatcacttgcctataaggcactaaatggtttatctcctgcgtacctaactagtcttctaccacgctacaatccaacccgctccctaaggtcgcaaaattctggacttttggtagtacctataggatagcaaagtccactaaaggaggtagagcttttccacatttggcacccaaactctggaatagccttcctgataacgttcggggttcagacacactctctctgtttaaatctagattaaagacacatctctttagccaagcattcacataataatcttgtactgtatttatatctaatcaaatgtacattataattctttagattgggttgaacaaatcatttttgcttgaatagaacagcagctacgctaattacgtctctatctgtttctctgattctgccccgtggtaactaggaattactgaagcgtcagtctggatccaacccttaaaaagatccgagatgaccaaacacctgagaagagatgatggcaacacctcagaggaccacggaggaggccaaccctcagacaacatacacaattaccaagttaaatctgtcataacttaaatatattgggtttcttcttcacatatgtatgtgtatatatgtgtgcatatgtgtatgcatgtgtatatatatatgtgtgtgtatatgtatagtagaaacttaatttcctgtaaagctactttgcaacgattgtatcgtaaaaagcgctatacaaataaacttgaattgaattttaatCCTGAAGGTTCGAGTTTGAAGATTTTAAGGGCCAGTTtacaaaagcaaaataaaactcAAACACAGACTGAAAGTCTACAATGTGGGGGTTACTTGtatatgtaaattatatgtGTAGATGCACAGATATGTTTCATATAGTAATGTTTTGCATAACATGTACACTATGTTTCTGTAGTTTATCACTATATCTATTCTGAggggtcagtaatatttttatgtctGTTTAGTTATctatattcataatattttcaCTGCAAACAATGGCTAGTGATACAAGTAGTGTGGTTAACCATTATTTTGGGAAACGTGACTGACCTCTTCCTTCCTCCGCGCGAGGCATCCCCTGACCACATCAGCTTCCAGAGCTGCTCTCTTCCCAAGCTCCACTTGTTCATAATACTTGGATAGGCGAGTCTGCCCCTGTTTGTTGACCATAAGTATGAACTTGATCATAGTAATTCAGAAGAGTGGCCACCGCTAGAAAGAATGAGAAATTACGTCATTACGTCAGCAAATAACTggaagagtaaaaaaaaaaaaaaaaaaaattcgcgCAGTCATTTGTAAACTGATTATTTTTGGTAACcaatcattttcacaaaaataccaGTTACCACAATTATTTTaactactgtaaaataaatactgcTAAGTGGATAGTTTGACAGAGCTGGTCATGTGACGTCAACATGGCAGCGTCCATGAGGGGGCGACCTGCTCCATGTAGAAAAATACTGCTTTTTTCCCATCATGTTGGTTTACATCATTTGAATATTTCTCAAAGtggctgttatttatttttattatttttaaaagagtgtgaaatatattaaatgagaaaaaccaagtgcacctttaaattctaaaaagaaaagggaaaaagttctgatatttttttcactttGCCTGCCCTACTGTATATATTGCTATTTTTTTCCTACcacatttttatatgaaaaaaaaaaaaatcgaaattacgtcaatagtaaataaaatgatcacAGTTGTCATTTATAAACTGATAAATCGGTTACATAAATTTCTTTATAACCAATCGTTTTCACCAAAATATCACAATTATTGTTCCTACTTTAAAATTGTTAacggtggatttttttttacgtttttttgtttttgtttttgtaggaaAAAGTGgggaaaatatttgaaattagcAAAACAGTGCACCTTTAAGttatgaaaagaaagaaaaaaaactcatatATCAATTGAAGCTTTTATCTTTTACTTACGTCCGCGCtactttatatatgtatatctatTGTTCAAGGCCAAATTTGTATATCGTCAGGTACAGAGCCTGTCACTGATCTGGTCGCTGTACAGCGCATGCGCAGTATCCGCCCGTCAGTCTGTATTCGGATGACTCGAGACAGCGCAGGGTTGGGTGAAC includes these proteins:
- the ap4s1 gene encoding AP-4 complex subunit sigma-1 isoform X2; the protein is MIKFILMVNKQGQTRLSKYYEQVELGKRAALEADVVRGCLARRKEECSFVEYKDYKLVYRQYAALFIVVGITENENELSIYELVHNFVEVLDKYFSRVSELDIMFSLDKVHIILDEMILNGHIVETNKNRILAPLLALDKMAES
- the ap4s1 gene encoding AP-4 complex subunit sigma-1 isoform X1, with the translated sequence MIKFILMVNKQGQTRLSKYYEQVELGKRAALEADVVRGCLARRKEECSFVEYKDYKLVYRQYAALFIVVGITENENELSIYELVHNFVEVLDKYFSRVSELDVSFISVITHEVLLTKLDYDCVFSDACIYMRVSFLNAQSDHVQFR